From Bos javanicus breed banteng chromosome 5, ARS-OSU_banteng_1.0, whole genome shotgun sequence, the proteins below share one genomic window:
- the ASB8 gene encoding ankyrin repeat and SOCS box protein 8, whose amino-acid sequence MSSSMWYIMQSIQSKYSLSERLIRTIAAIRSFPHDNVEDLIRGGADVNCTHGTLKPLHCACMVSDADCVELLLEKGAEVNALDGYNRTALHYAAEKDEACVEVLLEYGANPNALDGNRDTPLHWAAFKNNAECVRALLESGASVNALDYNNDTPLSWAAMKGNLESVSILLDYGAEVRVINLKGQTPISRLVALLVRGLGTEKEDSCFELLHRAVGHFELRKNGTMPREVAKDQQLCEKLTVLCSAPGTLKTLSRYAVRRSLGLQYLPDAVKGLPLPASLKEYLLLIE is encoded by the exons ATGAGTTCCAGTATGTGGTATATTATGCAGAGCATTCAGAGCAAATACTCTCTCTCAGAGCGCTTAATCCGAACAATCGCTGCCATTCGCTCCTTCCCACACGACAATGTAGAGGACCTCATCAGAGGG GGAGCAGATGTGAACTGTACCCACGGCACGCTGAAGCCCTTGCACTGTGCCTGCATGGTGTCCGATGCGGACTGTGTGGAGTTACTGCTGGAAAAGGGAGCTGAG GTGAATGCCCTGGATGGTTACAACCGAACAGCCCTCCACTATGCAGCTGAGAAAGATGAGGCTTGTGTGGAGGTCCTGTTGGAGTATGGTGCAAACCCCAATGCACTGGATGGTAACCGAGACACCCCACTTCACTGGGCAGCCTTTAAGAACAATGCTGAGTGTGTGCGGGCCCTCCTAGAGAGCGGGGCCTCTGTCAACGCCCTGGATTACAACAATGACACCCCGCTTAGCTGGGCTGCCATGAAGGGAAATCTTGAGAGCGTCAGCATCCTTCTTGATTATGGTGCAGAGGTCAGAGTCATCAACTTAAAAGGCCAGACGCCCATCTCCCGCCTGGTGGCTCTGCTAGTCAGGGGACTTGGGACAGAGAAAGAGGACTCTTGCTTTGAGCTCCTCCACAGAGCTGTTGGACACTTTGAATTAAGGAAAAATGGCACCATGCCACGAGAAGTGGCCAAAGACCAGCAGCTGTGTGAAAAGCTGACTGTTCTGTGCTCAGCCCCAGGGACTCTAAAAACACTTTCTCGCTATGCTGTGCGCCGGAGCCTGGGACTCCAGTATCTGCCAGATGCCGTCAAGGGCCTGCCTCTGCCAGCTTCTCTGAAGGAATACCTGTTACTCATAGAATAG
- the PFKM gene encoding ATP-dependent 6-phosphofructokinase, muscle type isoform X2: MTHEHHAAKTLGIGKAIAVLTSGGDAQGMNAAVRAVVRVGIYTGARVFFVHEGYQGLVDGGDNIREATWESVSMMLQLGGTVIGSARCKDFREREGRLRAAHNLVKRGITNLCVIGGDGSLTGADTFRSEWSDLLSDLQKSGKITAEEATKSSYLNIVGLVGSIDNDFCGTDMTIGTDSALHRIIEIVDAITTTAQSHQRTFVLEVMGRHCGYLALVTSLSCGADWVFIPECPPDDDWEEHLCRRLSETRNRGSRLNIIIVAEGAIDKNGKPITSEDIKNLVVKRLGYDTRVTVLGHVQRGGTPSAFDRILGSRMGVEAVMALLEGTPDTPACVVSLSGNQAVRLPLMECVQVTKDVTRAMDERRFDEALKLRGRSFMNNWEVYKLLAHVRPPKSKSGSHTVAVMNVGAPAAGMNAAVRSTVRIGLIQGNRMLVVHDGFEGLAKGQIEEAGWSYVGGWTGQGGSKLGTKRTLPKKSFEQISANITKFNIQGLVIIGGFEAYTGGLELMEGRKQYDELCIPFVVIPATVSNNVPGSDFSVGADTALNTICMTCDRIKQSAAGTKRRVFIIETMGGYCGYLATMAGLAAGADAAYIFEDPFTIRDLQVNVEHLVQKMKTTVKRGLVLRNEKCNENYTTDFIFNLYSEEGKGIFDSRKNVLGHMQQGGSPTPFDRNFATKMGAKAMNWMSGKIKESYRNGRIFANSPDSGCVLGMRKRALVFQPVTELKEQTDFEHRIPKEQWWLKLRPILKILAKYEIDLDTSEHAHLEHISRKRSGEANV, encoded by the exons GGAGGCACGGTGATTGGAAGCGCCCGGTGCAAGGACTTTCGGGAACGGGAAGGCCGGCTCCGAGCTGCCCACAACCTGGTGAAACGTGGGATCACCAACCTGTGTGTCATTGGGGGAGATGGCAGCCTGACTGGGGCCGACACCTTCCGCTCTGAGTGGAGTGACTTGTTGAGTGACCTCCAGAAATCAG GCAAGATTACAGCAGAGGAGGCTACCAAGTCCAGCTACCTGAACATCGTGGGGCTGGTTGGCTCAATTGACAATGACTTCTGTGGCACTGATATGACCATTGGCACCGACTCTGCCCTGCACCGGATCATAGAGATTGTAGATGCCATCACTACTACCGCTCAGAG CCACCAGAGGACCTTTGTGTTGGAGGTGATGGGCCGGCACTGTGG ATACCTGGCCCTTGTCACTTCCCTCTCCTGTGGGGCCGACTGGGTCTTTATTCCCGAGTGTCCACCAGATGACGACTGGGAGGAACACCTTTGTCGCCGGCTCAGCGAG ACAAGGAACCGTGGTTCTCGTCTCAACATCATCATCGTAGCTGAGGGTGCGATTGACAAGAATGGGAAACCAATCACCTCTGAAGACATCAAAAAC CTGGTGGTTAAGCGTCTGGGATATGACACCCGGGTCACCGTCTTGGGGCACGTGCAGCGGGGTGGGACACCGTCGGCCTTTGACAGAATCCTG GGCAGCAGGATGGGTGTGGAAGCAGTAATGGCACTTTTGGAGGGGACCCCGGACACCCCAGCCTGTGTGGTGAGCCTCTCTGGTAACCAGGCTGTGCGCCTGCCCCTCATGGAGTGTGTCCAGGTG ACCAAGGACGTGACCAGGGCCATGGATGAAAGGAGATTCGATGAGGCCTTGAAGCTGAGGGGCCG gAGCTTCATGAACAACTGGGAGGTATACAAGCTTCTGGCTCACGTCAGACCCCCAAAGTCTAAG AGTGGCTCCCACACGGTGGCCGTGATGAACGTCGGAGCGCCGGCCGCAGGCATGAACGCAGCCGTTCGCTCCACTGTGAGAATCGGCCTCATCCAGGGCAACCGAATGCTGGTGGTGCACGATGGCTTCGAGGGCCTGGCCAAGGGTCAG ATCGAGGAAGCTGGATGGAGCTACGTCGGGGGCTGGACTGGCCAAGGTGGTTCTAAACTTGGGACTAAAAG GACTCTACCCAAGAAGAGCTTTGAACAGATCAGTGCCAACATCACGAAGTTTAATATTCAGGGCCTTGTCATTATCGGGGGCTTTGAG GCTTACACGGGGGGCCTGGAGCTGATGGAAGGCAGGAAGCAGTATGATGAGCTCTGCATCCCCTTCGTGGTCATCCCTGCCACGGTCTCCAACAATGTGCCCGGCTCGGACTTCAGCGTGGGGGCTGACACTGCCCTCAACACCATCTGCATG ACGTGTGACCGCATCAAGCAGTCAGCGGCAGGCACCAAGCGCCGTGTGTTTATCATTGAAACGATGGGCGGCTACTGTGGCTACCTGGCCACCATGGCAGGCCTGGCAGCTGGGGCTGATGCTGCGTATATTTTTGAGGACCCCTTCACCATTCGAGACCTGCAG gTGAATGTGGAGCATCTGGTGCAGAAGATGAAAACGACTGTGAAGAGGGGCCTGGTGTTAAG GAACGAGAAGTGCAATGAGAACTACACCACTGACTTCATCTTCAACTTGTACTCTGAGGAGGGGAAGGGCATCTTCGACAGCAGGAAGAACGTGCTGGGCCACATGCAGCAG GGTGGGAGCCCAACTCCATTCGACAGGAATTTTGCCACTAAGATGGGTGCAAAGGCTATGAACTGGATGTCAGGGAAAATCAAAGAGAGTTACCGTAACG GGCGGATCTTTGCCAATTCCCCAGACTCGGGCTGTGTTCTGGGGATGCGTAAGAGGGCCCTGGTCTTCCAACCAGTGACTGAGTTGAAGGAACAGACGGATTTTGA GCACCGCATCCCCAAGGAGCAGTGGTGGCTGAAGCTGAGGCCCATCCTCAAGATCCTCGCCAAGTACGAGATTGACTTGGATACCTCAGAGCACGCCCACCTGGAGCACATCTCTCGGAAGCGGTCCGGAGAAGCTAATGTCTAG